From the genome of Acidobacteriota bacterium, one region includes:
- the thiD gene encoding bifunctional hydroxymethylpyrimidine kinase/phosphomethylpyrimidine kinase: MEPRKTNLARLLIVAGSDSSGGAGIQADLKTASALGVYGMTAITALTAQNTESVFGIVETDPEFVALQMKVCFEDVGCDSIKTGMLSNSGIIGAVAEEICRHPGIPVVVDPVMISTSGVPLLDPQAVVTLRERLLPLAAVVTPNLHEAGALLGRAIDGLDGMKEAAKVIHSFGAQNVVVKGGHAKGSAVDVFFDGHEFVEFRAARIATNNCHGTGCIFASALASGLAKGNTVRQSVALAKEFVTAAILEGLLLGRGHGPANPMHSRRSLP; the protein is encoded by the coding sequence ATGGAACCGAGAAAAACAAATCTTGCCCGGTTGCTTATTGTGGCTGGCTCTGATTCCAGCGGTGGCGCCGGCATTCAAGCTGACCTGAAGACGGCTTCCGCGTTAGGTGTTTACGGAATGACGGCCATTACGGCTTTGACCGCTCAGAACACAGAGAGTGTTTTTGGGATTGTGGAAACTGACCCGGAATTTGTTGCCTTGCAGATGAAAGTGTGCTTTGAAGATGTGGGCTGCGATTCCATCAAAACAGGGATGCTTTCAAATTCCGGGATCATTGGTGCGGTGGCGGAAGAAATCTGCCGGCATCCTGGAATTCCTGTTGTCGTGGACCCGGTGATGATTTCCACGAGTGGGGTTCCGTTGCTCGATCCCCAAGCCGTTGTGACTCTGCGGGAGAGGTTGCTGCCTCTGGCTGCGGTTGTGACTCCAAACCTGCATGAAGCGGGTGCTCTGCTGGGCCGGGCGATCGACGGCCTCGACGGAATGAAGGAAGCTGCGAAGGTGATTCATAGCTTCGGCGCGCAAAACGTGGTGGTTAAAGGCGGGCATGCAAAAGGCAGCGCCGTTGACGTGTTTTTTGACGGGCATGAGTTTGTTGAGTTCCGTGCGGCCAGGATCGCAACAAACAATTGTCACGGGACGGGTTGCATCTTTGCCTCAGCGCTTGCATCGGGCCTGGCAAAGGGGAATACGGTGCGGCAAAGCGTAGCTCTGGCGAAGGAGTTTGTGACCGCGGCCATTCTCGAAGGCCTGCTGCTCGGCCGGGGCCATGGGCCCGCCAATCCCATGCATTCACGAAGAAGCTTGCCCTAA